The proteins below come from a single Blattabacterium cuenoti genomic window:
- a CDS encoding DUF4295 domain-containing protein: protein MSKKIENKKKIINNNKNKMVLAIKMVKSNKKSGVYAFEKKFLKEKETKKFFSN from the coding sequence ATGTCTAAAAAAATAGAAAATAAAAAAAAAATCATAAATAATAATAAAAATAAAATGGTTTTAGCCATAAAAATGGTAAAATCGAACAAAAAATCAGGTGTTTATGCTTTTGAAAAAAAATTTTTAAAAGAAAAAGAAACAAAAAAATTTTTTTCAAATTAA
- a CDS encoding YebC/PmpR family DNA-binding transcriptional regulator, whose protein sequence is MSGHSKWSNIQHRKNNQDLKKSKKFSKIIQEIISIVKKSGRNSFRFKNIISNAKSLNIPKSTIEKAIKKSLQKRKNDYKNLNLEGKIYGIGIIMECITDNNIRTTSSIRTFFNKNGGVLCNNGELIHFFKRIGNFFLDKENLSIPIEKLELMLIDFGAKDIIDNNKNIQIITDFEYFGIMKQNLEKLKIFHEYQLERIPIQKKLITKEKKNKVIDFIKKLEKHDDIENIYYNLYI, encoded by the coding sequence ATGTCAGGGCATAGTAAATGGTCGAATATACAACATAGAAAAAACAATCAAGATCTTAAAAAATCTAAAAAATTTTCTAAAATAATCCAAGAAATAATTTCAATAGTAAAAAAATCTGGAAGAAATAGTTTTCGTTTTAAAAATATTATTTCTAATGCAAAATCATTAAATATTCCTAAAAGTACTATAGAAAAAGCTATAAAAAAATCATTACAAAAAAGAAAAAATGATTATAAAAATCTAAATTTAGAAGGAAAAATTTATGGAATTGGAATTATTATGGAATGTATAACGGATAATAATATTCGAACTACATCTAGTATAAGAACTTTTTTTAATAAAAATGGAGGAGTATTATGTAATAATGGAGAATTAATTCATTTCTTCAAAAGAATAGGAAATTTTTTTTTAGATAAAGAAAATCTATCTATTCCAATAGAAAAATTGGAATTAATGTTAATAGATTTTGGAGCAAAAGATATTATAGATAATAATAAAAATATACAAATAATTACAGATTTTGAATATTTCGGAATAATGAAACAAAATCTAGAAAAATTAAAAATATTTCATGAATATCAATTAGAAAGAATACCAATACAAAAAAAATTAATTACGAAAGAAAAAAAAAATAAAGTAATTGATTTCATAAAAAAACTTGAAAAACATGATGATATAGAAAATATTTATTATAATTTGTATATTTAA
- the ftsY gene encoding signal recognition particle-docking protein FtsY yields MFKNYGSFLDKIKEFFYKSKKENKIINKSDIDYVEKVLLSADIGTDITIKIVSKLEQKIKEDEISIQELKKILKDEILSIFIKKKYSLYERIKKSKIPYVCMIVGVNGVGKTTTVGKLAFLLKNNGFNPIIGASDTFRECAIDQLEILANLAKVPLVKQQINSDPASVAYDTLQSAKSKKKDVVLIDTAGRLHNRVNLMYELSKIYKVMKKVIPGAPHETILILDANNGQNAIEQTKKFLSFSKVSCIILTKTEGTAKGGFIINIMNRFKIPIQYLGIGEKINKLIEFDDEKFVNDLIKF; encoded by the coding sequence ATGTTTAAAAATTATGGATCTTTTTTAGATAAAATAAAAGAATTTTTTTATAAATCTAAAAAAGAAAATAAAATTATAAATAAAAGTGATATTGATTATGTAGAAAAAGTTCTTTTATCCGCAGATATAGGAACAGATATAACTATAAAAATTGTTTCTAAATTAGAACAAAAAATAAAAGAAGATGAAATAAGTATACAAGAATTAAAAAAAATATTAAAAGATGAAATATTAAGTATATTTATTAAAAAAAAATATTCCTTATATGAAAGGATAAAAAAAAGTAAGATCCCATATGTTTGTATGATAGTAGGAGTCAATGGAGTTGGAAAAACAACTACTGTTGGAAAATTAGCCTTTCTTTTAAAAAATAATGGGTTTAATCCAATTATAGGAGCTTCGGATACGTTTAGAGAATGTGCTATTGATCAATTAGAAATATTAGCTAACTTAGCAAAAGTTCCATTAGTTAAACAACAAATTAATTCGGATCCTGCTTCAGTTGCATATGATACTTTACAATCTGCAAAATCAAAAAAAAAAGATGTTGTATTAATAGATACAGCTGGTAGATTACATAACCGTGTTAATCTTATGTATGAATTATCAAAAATTTATAAAGTAATGAAAAAAGTCATTCCAGGTGCACCTCATGAAACAATATTAATTTTAGATGCTAATAATGGACAAAACGCAATAGAGCAAACAAAAAAATTTTTATCTTTTTCTAAAGTTTCTTGTATTATTTTAACAAAAACAGAAGGCACCGCAAAAGGTGGTTTTATTATAAATATAATGAATAGATTTAAAATACCTATTCAGTATCTTGGAATAGGAGAAAAAATAAATAAATTAATAGAATTTGATGATGAAAAGTTTGTTAACGATTTAATAAAATTTTAA
- the rpmG gene encoding 50S ribosomal protein L33, producing MGKKGNRIQVILECTEQKKIGIPGCSRYITTKNKKNNPNRIQLRKFNRILKKYTIHKEIK from the coding sequence ATGGGAAAAAAAGGAAATAGAATACAGGTTATTTTAGAATGTACCGAACAAAAAAAAATTGGTATTCCAGGATGTTCTAGATACATTACCACTAAAAATAAAAAAAATAATCCTAATAGAATCCAATTAAGAAAATTTAATCGAATTTTAAAAAAATATACTATTCATAAAGAAATTAAATAA
- the htpG gene encoding molecular chaperone HtpG, producing the protein MNKISVNTENIFPIIKKFLYSNQEVFLRELISNATDAILKLKTISRLNNLENINNNFKINILLDKKNKSIHIIDNGIGMNKKEIEKYINQIAFSGAEEFIQKYKNDSSSIIGHFGLGFYSSFMVSDKVIILTQSYQKDNPSMLWSCSGTTDFFMKEIEKKDIGTEIILFIRNENKEFLEYDYILKLLQKYCKFMPIPIFFSSKENNKNEKINNTFPAWKKNPNDLNEKDYLNFHKELYPNQLDNPLFWVHLNIDHPFRLNGILFFPKIEKRIDLQREKIHLYQNQVYITDDLQGIVPEFLSLLIGVIDSPDIPLNVSRSHLQSDISVKNISKYITRKVSDKLNFLFKDNREKFQNKWNDIKIIVEYGMISDQRFFERSINFFLFMTVDDDFFTLEEFKKKIKENQLNEEGKIVFLYSSDKEKQFSSIKESKNRNYNVLLLNSPLSVHLIQKLEQFYKEIIFVRVDSDHIDKLIVKKIELPDNINLSEDEKINIKNFFSNKSIGNHEFSVKLESLSKEDRPFIIVIPEYLRRINEMNSLGYDLKNPNENNKHQLIININHPLIKRILQIKSKEKREDIINNVLNLTLISNNLLRGKDLDFFISKNFKKLSFGIDLE; encoded by the coding sequence ATGAATAAAATCAGCGTTAATACAGAGAATATTTTTCCTATTATTAAAAAATTTCTTTATTCGAATCAAGAAGTTTTTTTACGTGAATTAATTTCTAATGCTACAGATGCTATATTAAAATTGAAAACTATTTCTAGATTAAATAATCTAGAAAATATTAATAATAACTTTAAAATTAATATTTTACTAGATAAAAAAAATAAATCTATTCATATTATTGATAATGGAATTGGTATGAATAAAAAAGAAATAGAAAAATATATTAATCAAATAGCATTTTCTGGAGCAGAAGAATTTATTCAAAAATATAAAAATGATTCTTCATCCATAATTGGCCATTTTGGTTTAGGATTTTATTCATCTTTTATGGTGTCAGATAAAGTGATTATATTAACACAATCTTATCAAAAAGATAATCCTTCTATGTTATGGTCATGTTCTGGTACTACTGATTTCTTTATGAAAGAAATTGAAAAAAAAGATATAGGAACAGAAATAATTCTCTTTATTAGGAATGAAAATAAAGAATTTTTAGAATACGATTATATTTTAAAATTATTACAAAAATATTGTAAATTTATGCCAATTCCTATTTTCTTTTCTTCAAAAGAAAATAATAAAAATGAAAAAATTAATAATACTTTTCCTGCATGGAAAAAAAATCCAAATGATTTAAATGAAAAAGATTATTTAAACTTTCATAAAGAATTATATCCTAATCAATTAGATAATCCATTATTTTGGGTACATCTAAATATAGATCATCCATTTCGTTTAAACGGAATTTTATTTTTTCCTAAAATAGAAAAAAGAATTGATTTACAAAGAGAAAAAATCCATTTATATCAAAATCAAGTTTATATTACAGATGATTTACAAGGGATTGTCCCAGAATTCTTAAGTTTATTAATAGGAGTTATAGATTCACCAGATATTCCTCTTAATGTATCACGTTCGCATTTACAGTCGGATATATCAGTAAAAAATATATCTAAATACATAACAAGAAAAGTATCAGATAAACTTAACTTTTTATTTAAAGATAATAGAGAAAAATTTCAAAATAAATGGAATGATATAAAAATTATAGTAGAATATGGAATGATAAGTGATCAGAGATTCTTTGAAAGATCTATTAATTTTTTCTTATTCATGACGGTTGATGACGATTTTTTTACATTAGAAGAGTTTAAGAAAAAAATAAAAGAAAACCAATTAAATGAAGAAGGAAAAATAGTTTTTCTTTATTCTTCAGATAAAGAAAAGCAATTTAGTTCAATTAAAGAATCCAAAAACAGAAATTATAATGTTTTATTATTAAATAGCCCATTATCAGTTCATTTAATACAAAAATTAGAACAATTTTATAAAGAAATTATTTTTGTAAGAGTAGATTCCGATCATATCGATAAATTAATTGTTAAAAAAATAGAATTACCTGATAATATTAATCTTTCGGAAGATGAAAAAATTAATATTAAAAATTTTTTTTCTAATAAATCCATAGGAAATCACGAATTTTCAGTAAAATTAGAAAGCTTATCTAAAGAAGATCGTCCATTTATTATAGTTATACCTGAGTATTTGAGAAGGATAAACGAAATGAACTCTTTAGGATATGATTTAAAAAATCCTAATGAAAATAATAAGCATCAGTTAATAATAAATATAAATCATCCTTTAATAAAAAGAATTTTACAAATAAAATCTAAAGAAAAAAGAGAAGATATTATTAATAATGTGTTAAATTTAACTCTAATTTCTAATAATTTGCTTAGAGGAAAAGATTTAGATTTTTTTATATCTAAAAATTTTAAAAAATTATCTTTTGGAATTGATTTAGAATAA
- the rpmB gene encoding 50S ribosomal protein L28 codes for MSRICELTGKKSMVGNKISHANNKKKRRFNINLFKKRYFLIEEKKWIKLKICAYAIRIIDKIGIKNALKRFKYGKKRK; via the coding sequence ATGTCTAGAATTTGTGAATTAACTGGTAAAAAATCTATGGTAGGGAATAAAATTTCTCATGCAAATAATAAGAAAAAACGTCGTTTTAACATTAATTTATTTAAAAAACGTTATTTTTTAATAGAAGAAAAAAAATGGATTAAATTAAAAATTTGTGCTTATGCAATAAGAATTATAGATAAAATAGGAATTAAAAATGCATTAAAACGTTTTAAATATGGGAAAAAAAGGAAATAG